From one Butyricimonas faecihominis genomic stretch:
- a CDS encoding SusC/RagA family TonB-linked outer membrane protein, with product MMVEKFFFRKFNKCCAFLMLLLFASGTLWAGHSPEKITLKVTNEKLVKVLEEIKKQSGYNFVYNEKFVKDFGGITVDVKEVSLDSVMKEVLKGTGLRYRIQDRIILLEKAPQESSEQKFKVIRGSVKDEDGAPLPGVTVMIKGTTMGVSTDATGNFVLDMPDGYQVLQFSFIGMETQDVKLGATETHVNVVLKMAVGQLDEVIVSTGYTQTTQKRTTGSVAVVGREVFENKVPTSIDQLLQGQVAGVSIVAKSGRPGESAKIRIRGTNTLTGDAEPLWVVDGVPLQRNIPSIEKGRIKAGDFNDIFANGIAGINPNDIENITILKDASAAAIYGSRAAGGVIVITTKRGKIGKMAVNYSANFSMVMKPQRDGDLMNSKQKLAWEQELWDEFSADGFTNGTYYPVVGIVGMLRANKLGKDGKVWTDEGFEPMSAAEQDAYIADLSKTTTNWFDELFRTAFSMNHYLSLSGGTDIATYYVSFGYSKDNGILRKTSYDRYSLSTKVKLNPHERVSIDLGVDFSQQKSDGSSLNVNPFQYAYFANPYEKPYNEDGSYRPDYTYYNLNQINGGREAILPANGYNIMREINETSSVADDYAANLMLSLNYIISSKFRFSGLLSYSFINNKSDNINGIDTYAAFKDKPSELDDWNSRRTYGSITQSSANNTNYSARGQLNYSDIFNSIHRLQVLAGAEIRGSKAKSIYEKRYGYDPVTGNSSTPAPEKTDDQVDYNKLVDMANLIDGLAGQSIEETRFASFYASVDYSLYDKYIASLSFRTDGSNNFGSDEQFNPTWSLGLAWHVGDEHFMEKLRPVLSRLKLSVAMGYTGNVNKTEKPELIMYYSTSYRKTDVENLRIGEVRKAPNPHLRWEKTRDMKVALDFGLFNNRINGLVEAYYRLSKDLVTSVDVPYVTGFRGQGYNTSQIENKGIEATLQALVFRYRDFKFNASVNVAWNSNILKRYTSPISYSANNFVGYPLGSIFAGKSMGINPETGLYKYKLRPDADILKPTDLSDVNNYIYYKGTSTAPVTGGFNFSFSWKTLSLSVGGAYSLGGKVVDEITSPVSYNTISVTGMSSGEKIPTSENDLYVNHLNVRKDVTNRWTEDNRTGTKYPRIIDTYGERLYYDQIYPTSSTITRATMLENVSFLRVKNMSLSYSLPLDVVSKMGISSLSFSFILTNLFTITNYSGLDPETPGATYPLARSCSFGLSLGF from the coding sequence ATGATGGTAGAAAAGTTTTTTTTCAGGAAATTCAACAAGTGTTGTGCATTTTTGATGCTACTGTTATTCGCATCGGGCACACTTTGGGCAGGACATTCACCGGAAAAGATAACCTTGAAGGTGACAAACGAGAAACTGGTTAAAGTGCTTGAAGAGATCAAAAAGCAATCCGGGTATAATTTTGTATACAACGAGAAATTCGTGAAGGATTTTGGAGGAATAACAGTTGATGTCAAGGAAGTTTCTTTGGATAGCGTGATGAAAGAGGTGTTGAAGGGTACAGGGTTACGTTATCGAATCCAAGATCGGATTATTTTGTTGGAGAAGGCTCCGCAAGAATCATCCGAACAAAAGTTTAAGGTGATTAGGGGAAGTGTAAAAGACGAGGACGGGGCGCCGTTACCCGGTGTTACGGTAATGATTAAAGGAACCACTATGGGAGTCTCGACGGATGCTACCGGGAATTTTGTTTTGGATATGCCGGATGGGTATCAGGTTTTACAGTTTTCTTTTATCGGGATGGAGACGCAGGATGTCAAGTTGGGAGCCACGGAGACACACGTGAATGTGGTGTTGAAGATGGCTGTGGGGCAGTTGGATGAGGTTATCGTTTCCACGGGGTACACGCAGACGACTCAAAAACGAACCACGGGTTCCGTGGCCGTGGTGGGCAGAGAGGTGTTTGAAAATAAGGTCCCCACGTCGATAGATCAATTGTTGCAAGGACAGGTGGCCGGAGTGAGTATCGTGGCCAAATCCGGTCGTCCGGGTGAATCAGCAAAGATTCGGATTCGGGGAACGAATACGCTTACCGGGGACGCAGAACCTTTGTGGGTTGTTGATGGGGTACCTTTGCAACGTAATATACCGAGTATTGAAAAAGGACGAATTAAAGCGGGTGATTTTAATGATATTTTTGCTAACGGTATTGCCGGGATTAATCCGAATGATATTGAGAATATTACCATATTGAAGGATGCTTCTGCTGCCGCAATCTATGGTTCAAGAGCTGCAGGTGGGGTTATCGTTATCACAACGAAGCGAGGTAAGATTGGGAAAATGGCTGTGAATTATTCGGCTAATTTTTCGATGGTAATGAAACCGCAAAGGGATGGTGATTTGATGAACTCAAAACAAAAATTGGCTTGGGAGCAAGAGCTGTGGGATGAATTCTCGGCGGATGGATTTACGAACGGAACGTATTATCCAGTGGTTGGTATTGTCGGGATGTTACGAGCCAATAAGTTGGGGAAAGATGGTAAGGTCTGGACAGACGAGGGGTTTGAACCGATGAGTGCTGCGGAGCAAGATGCTTATATCGCAGATTTATCTAAAACTACGACCAATTGGTTTGACGAGTTGTTTCGGACTGCTTTTTCGATGAATCATTATTTGTCTTTGTCCGGGGGAACTGATATTGCAACATATTATGTTTCTTTTGGTTATTCGAAGGATAATGGAATTTTAAGAAAGACTTCATACGATCGGTATAGTTTATCTACAAAGGTAAAATTGAATCCTCACGAGCGAGTTTCGATAGATTTGGGTGTTGATTTTTCTCAACAAAAATCGGATGGGTCTTCGTTAAACGTGAATCCTTTCCAATATGCTTATTTTGCCAATCCTTACGAGAAGCCGTATAATGAAGACGGCTCCTACAGACCGGATTATACTTATTATAATTTGAATCAAATTAATGGTGGAAGAGAGGCCATACTTCCTGCTAACGGGTATAATATTATGCGTGAAATTAATGAGACATCTAGTGTTGCGGATGATTATGCTGCCAATTTGATGTTAAGTTTGAATTATATAATTTCTTCAAAGTTCCGTTTTTCGGGTTTGCTTTCTTATAGTTTTATCAATAATAAGTCGGATAATATAAATGGAATTGATACTTATGCCGCTTTTAAGGATAAACCTAGCGAGTTGGACGATTGGAATAGTCGGAGAACTTACGGGTCGATAACTCAATCTTCAGCTAATAATACAAATTATAGTGCGAGAGGACAACTGAATTATTCGGATATTTTCAATTCGATTCATCGCTTGCAGGTATTGGCCGGAGCAGAAATACGAGGTTCTAAAGCGAAGAGTATTTACGAAAAACGCTATGGTTATGATCCTGTTACCGGAAATTCTTCTACCCCGGCTCCGGAAAAGACAGATGATCAGGTTGACTATAATAAATTGGTGGATATGGCGAATCTGATTGATGGACTTGCCGGGCAGTCTATTGAAGAAACCCGTTTCGCATCGTTTTATGCTTCCGTGGATTATAGTTTGTATGATAAGTATATTGCCAGTCTCTCTTTCCGTACAGATGGATCCAATAATTTCGGTAGTGACGAACAGTTTAATCCGACTTGGTCTTTGGGGTTGGCTTGGCACGTGGGAGATGAACATTTTATGGAAAAACTTCGTCCTGTTCTTAGTCGCTTAAAATTGAGCGTGGCAATGGGATATACCGGAAACGTGAATAAAACAGAAAAACCGGAGTTGATTATGTATTACTCTACTTCTTATCGGAAAACCGACGTGGAAAATCTTCGAATCGGGGAAGTTCGGAAAGCTCCTAATCCTCATTTACGTTGGGAGAAAACACGGGATATGAAGGTCGCTTTGGATTTCGGACTTTTTAATAATCGAATTAATGGTTTGGTTGAGGCGTATTATCGTTTGAGTAAGGATCTTGTAACAAGTGTTGATGTTCCTTATGTGACGGGGTTCAGGGGACAAGGTTATAACACCTCTCAGATTGAGAATAAAGGAATTGAAGCAACATTGCAGGCACTTGTTTTCAGGTATAGGGATTTTAAATTTAATGCTTCGGTAAATGTTGCTTGGAATAGTAATATATTGAAACGTTACACCTCTCCTATATCGTATTCGGCTAACAATTTTGTTGGTTATCCTTTAGGTTCGATTTTTGCAGGTAAGTCAATGGGAATAAACCCGGAAACCGGGTTGTATAAATATAAATTACGTCCAGATGCAGATATTTTGAAACCGACTGATTTGAGTGATGTGAATAACTATATATATTATAAAGGAACGTCAACGGCTCCGGTGACGGGAGGTTTTAATTTTAGTTTCTCATGGAAAACACTCTCCTTAAGTGTTGGTGGTGCTTATTCGTTAGGAGGAAAGGTTGTGGATGAGATAACATCACCAGTAAGTTATAACACAATAAGTGTTACTGGGATGTCATCGGGGGAAAAGATTCCGACTAGTGAAAATGATTTGTACGTGAACCATTTGAATGTGAGGAAAGACGTGACTAATCGCTGGACAGAAGATAACAGAACTGGCACGAAGTATCCTAGAATTATTGATACTTATGGCGAAAGACTCTATTATGACCAGATTTATCCGACTTCTAGTACGATTACTCGGGCAACCATGTTGGAGAATGTTTCTTTCTTGCGGGTGAAGAATATGTCGTTGTCTTATTCATTACCTCTGGATGTGGTGAGTAAAATGGGTATTTCTTCCTTGAGTTTTTCTTTTATCCTGACGAATTTATTTACAATAACAAATTATTCAGGGTTAGATCCGGAAACACCCGGGGCAACTTATCCCTTGGCACGTTCTTGTTCATTTGGACTTAGTTTAGGCTTTTAA
- a CDS encoding S9 family peptidase — protein sequence MMRSIVCILLFLMGSSVFAQKADFKACAKFSERNLSDYVHSLSVYPSWIGNSDFFWYYYTTCDGTVYYLVDAKKGKKQKLFSTERLAARLAELTGKTEDVRDFKLGGFRFEGDNPYRLMFSKYGKDFEYDVKRDVLKEYSRERKENSFSRVPYWQRWSPDSNYMVYAYKHNVYIQEKGDTTSYQLTTDGERYYSYSFQRDKDTDKKEGASITWSGDSKVFYCLRQDRRNVGEGYLIDHLAEPRPTLKTYKFPMPGEKYVYTYDLHLFDAEKRSHQVVDIAKYPDQEVKVMLFDFNKYPEYIYFTRKSRTCDEMDLCRVDTRTGEVFEIIHERCEPHFTEQLFECRILNGGEDILWWSERSGWGQYYLYNKDGQLKNRVTTGDFVAGRITEMDTLGRSFVFEGYGREKGINPEYRLFYKVNFDGSDLTLLTPGDGFHSIDLAKNGKYLIDNYSRADQEPIAELRDTKGRKIMELERPDLRLLYEMGWRKPERVKVKAADGITDLYGVMYQPFDMDSTRKYPIIINVYPGPQENFVPQSFTLDDNGNESLAQLGFIVINVGFRGSCFTRGRNYHCFGYGNLRDYALADCKFVIEQLANRYSFIDLDRVGIYGHSGGGFMAAASILTYPDFYKVAVAASGNHDNNIYTKWWGETYHGVKMHEKKVGKQDSVMYSFESKIPTTIELAKNLKGKLLLITGDMDINVHMAHTIRLANALMQANKRFDLMLIPGADHGLGSPYYVNLIRYYFIENLLGQRLDNVDMSSID from the coding sequence ATGATGAGAAGTATTGTATGTATACTACTCTTCTTGATGGGGAGTAGTGTATTCGCACAAAAGGCGGATTTTAAAGCTTGTGCCAAATTTTCCGAGAGAAATCTTTCTGATTATGTCCACAGTTTATCGGTTTATCCTTCGTGGATCGGGAATTCTGATTTTTTCTGGTATTATTACACGACGTGTGACGGAACGGTGTATTATTTGGTGGATGCCAAGAAGGGGAAAAAGCAAAAATTATTTTCGACGGAACGGCTTGCCGCAAGATTAGCGGAATTGACAGGTAAAACTGAAGATGTTCGGGATTTTAAATTGGGAGGGTTCCGTTTTGAAGGGGATAATCCTTATCGACTGATGTTTTCCAAGTATGGGAAAGATTTTGAATACGATGTGAAACGTGATGTCTTGAAAGAATATTCACGGGAAAGAAAAGAGAATAGTTTTAGCCGGGTTCCTTACTGGCAACGCTGGTCGCCGGATAGTAATTATATGGTGTATGCTTACAAGCATAACGTGTATATACAGGAAAAAGGAGACACAACTTCTTACCAGTTAACAACGGATGGAGAACGTTATTATTCATATTCTTTTCAGCGGGATAAGGATACGGACAAGAAGGAAGGGGCATCAATTACTTGGTCGGGGGATTCCAAGGTGTTCTATTGTCTGCGGCAGGATCGTCGGAACGTGGGGGAGGGGTATTTGATTGATCATCTGGCAGAGCCCCGTCCGACGTTGAAAACTTATAAATTTCCGATGCCGGGGGAAAAGTATGTTTACACGTATGATTTACATTTGTTTGATGCAGAGAAGAGATCGCATCAGGTGGTTGATATTGCGAAATATCCGGATCAGGAGGTGAAAGTGATGCTTTTTGATTTTAATAAGTACCCGGAATATATTTATTTTACCCGTAAGAGCCGGACGTGTGACGAGATGGATCTTTGCCGGGTAGATACCCGTACGGGAGAGGTTTTTGAAATTATTCACGAACGTTGTGAACCGCATTTTACAGAGCAATTGTTTGAATGTCGAATTCTGAATGGAGGGGAGGATATTCTTTGGTGGTCGGAACGTTCCGGTTGGGGACAATATTATCTTTATAACAAGGACGGACAGTTAAAGAATCGGGTGACAACAGGGGATTTCGTGGCAGGGAGAATTACGGAGATGGACACGTTGGGACGTAGTTTCGTGTTTGAGGGGTATGGTCGGGAGAAGGGAATAAATCCGGAGTATCGTCTTTTCTATAAAGTGAATTTTGATGGTTCCGATTTGACGTTGTTGACTCCCGGAGACGGGTTTCATTCGATTGATCTGGCCAAGAACGGAAAATATTTGATTGATAATTATTCCCGGGCGGATCAGGAGCCGATTGCCGAATTAAGAGACACGAAGGGAAGGAAAATTATGGAATTGGAACGTCCTGATTTGCGCTTGTTGTACGAGATGGGATGGAGGAAACCGGAGCGGGTAAAGGTGAAAGCGGCTGATGGGATTACAGATCTTTATGGTGTGATGTACCAGCCGTTTGATATGGATTCGACACGGAAGTACCCGATTATCATAAACGTGTACCCGGGACCGCAAGAGAATTTTGTTCCACAGTCTTTCACGTTGGATGATAATGGAAACGAGTCTTTGGCTCAGTTGGGTTTTATCGTGATTAATGTCGGTTTTCGGGGGAGTTGTTTTACCCGGGGACGGAATTACCATTGTTTCGGGTATGGAAATTTGAGGGACTACGCTTTGGCGGATTGTAAGTTCGTGATCGAACAGTTGGCTAACCGATATTCTTTTATTGATTTGGACCGGGTGGGTATTTACGGACATTCCGGAGGTGGTTTTATGGCTGCAGCCTCTATTCTGACGTATCCGGATTTCTATAAAGTTGCGGTTGCTGCATCCGGTAATCATGATAATAATATATATACGAAATGGTGGGGTGAAACTTATCATGGCGTGAAAATGCATGAGAAGAAAGTGGGGAAACAGGATAGCGTGATGTATTCGTTTGAATCCAAAATTCCTACGACGATCGAATTGGCTAAAAACTTGAAAGGAAAGTTACTGTTAATAACGGGGGATATGGATATTAACGTGCATATGGCTCATACGATTCGTTTGGCCAATGCTCTGATGCAAGCGAATAAACGCTTTGATTTGATGCTTATTCCCGGGGCGGACCACGGCTTGGGTTCTCCTTATTATGTGAATCTTATCCGGTATTATTTTATTGAAAATCTTTTGGGTCAGAGACTAGATAATGTCGATATGAGTAGCATTGATTGA
- a CDS encoding flavodoxin domain-containing protein codes for MDKNKIEQKKPGSNQKGVEEDSPLRLTADLEGNYLLDERTSEMKWLGIFYSPAGGSVHRVAKMLKKKIGADKVDMFCVNDVQADRLLDYKNLILVCSSLGRSTWEREQRDRWAKFFPSMRKISLKDRLVALVGLGDHVTYPKNFVDGMGYMAELVTGLGGTLVGKTSTDGYVYEDSTAVIDDLFVGLPLDEDFESEKTDARISKWLDMVLPEFERI; via the coding sequence ATGGATAAAAATAAGATTGAACAAAAGAAACCGGGTTCGAATCAAAAGGGCGTGGAGGAGGATAGTCCTTTACGTTTGACGGCCGATCTGGAAGGGAACTATCTGCTGGATGAGCGGACGAGCGAGATGAAGTGGTTGGGGATTTTTTATTCTCCCGCCGGGGGAAGTGTTCACCGGGTTGCTAAGATGCTGAAGAAGAAGATTGGAGCGGATAAGGTGGATATGTTTTGCGTGAATGATGTTCAAGCGGATCGGTTGCTGGACTACAAGAATTTGATACTGGTATGTTCTTCTCTAGGACGTAGCACTTGGGAGAGGGAACAGCGGGATCGTTGGGCCAAGTTCTTCCCGAGTATGCGTAAGATTTCCTTGAAAGATCGTTTAGTGGCTCTTGTCGGTTTGGGTGATCACGTGACCTACCCGAAGAATTTCGTGGATGGTATGGGGTACATGGCGGAATTGGTGACTGGACTTGGCGGAACTCTCGTGGGAAAGACTTCGACGGACGGGTACGTGTACGAGGATTCCACTGCCGTGATCGATGATCTGTTTGTGGGGCTACCTTTGGATGAAGATTTTGAATCGGAAAAAACGGATGCTCGAATAAGCAAATGGTTGGATATGGTGTTACCGGAATTCGAAAGGATTTGA
- a CDS encoding RagB/SusD family nutrient uptake outer membrane protein, giving the protein MKNLKNISVLLMVFFVCVSCKEYLDVKPKGEVIPKTAEEFAALLNSHLSEIDDGYDEAILGNAMEKLELECFSDNVENSLTKNVTGMGAIPKYVGDRLNSFKSEYEKLYALIKNCNLVIHEMEEENTEMAKSCYATAYTMRGVAYYNLMRLFCEPYNKQKAGEQLGLSIVTRFDMEASTETVKLVGGRVAYRGRFKEGDFL; this is encoded by the coding sequence ATGAAGAATTTGAAAAATATAAGTGTGCTTTTAATGGTATTCTTTGTATGCGTGTCTTGTAAAGAGTACTTGGATGTGAAGCCGAAAGGTGAGGTTATTCCTAAGACTGCTGAGGAGTTTGCAGCTTTGTTAAATAGCCATTTGAGCGAGATCGATGATGGCTATGATGAGGCCATATTGGGTAATGCCATGGAAAAATTGGAATTGGAGTGTTTTAGTGATAACGTAGAGAATAGTTTGACTAAAAATGTGACAGGGATGGGAGCAATTCCCAAATATGTAGGAGATCGTTTGAATTCATTTAAGTCTGAATACGAGAAGTTGTATGCATTAATAAAGAACTGTAATCTGGTGATACATGAAATGGAAGAGGAGAATACTGAGATGGCAAAGTCATGTTATGCCACGGCATACACGATGAGAGGTGTCGCTTATTACAATTTGATGCGTCTTTTTTGTGAACCCTATAACAAGCAAAAGGCTGGGGAACAATTAGGGCTTTCTATCGTGACTCGTTTTGATATGGAAGCGTCAACCGAAACGGTCAAGCTTGTCGGAGGTCGTGTCGCTTATCGAGGAAGATTTAAAGAAGGGGATTTCTTATAA
- a CDS encoding FecR family protein has protein sequence MKEISQYLFIAKLICKERITGLDDLERRQLDLWRNESKEGERVFLNLQKISTEELEKRYDGVDVDMKWEDFKKRQQQGRRNIRVGVTVAASICLLITSGLWLWLGGAREERVVLAEQGRKNNVCLVLSTGEVVDISNVEQDEVKLDKGTKLYSGNRLEYVRPDSLHKKELEFNQLIIPKGTFYHLVLSDGTKVWLNADSKIKYPVSFGKDKREVSLHGEGYFEVAKDSTRPFIVSTDKMDVKVLGTTFDVNTYEDEGKSFVVLVEGLVEVSAGKGESRIITPGHMAEVNMYDVQAKIQVLKCDTEHYVAWKNGNFSFRNASLTEILKRVSRYYDVTVIREQVFEEEYYTGDVSSDVSLESLLAVIESSTSVSFKVERKIVYVQKKRD, from the coding sequence ATGAAAGAGATAAGTCAGTATTTATTCATAGCTAAATTAATCTGTAAAGAACGGATTACCGGGTTGGATGATTTGGAGAGAAGACAGTTGGATTTATGGAGGAATGAATCTAAGGAGGGAGAACGTGTCTTTTTAAACCTGCAAAAAATTTCCACGGAAGAGTTAGAAAAACGGTATGACGGGGTGGATGTTGATATGAAATGGGAAGATTTCAAGAAACGGCAACAACAGGGAAGGAGAAATATAAGAGTGGGAGTGACTGTTGCGGCGAGTATTTGTTTGTTGATAACAAGTGGGTTGTGGTTATGGTTGGGAGGTGCAAGAGAGGAACGTGTTGTTTTGGCAGAACAGGGACGGAAAAATAATGTTTGTCTTGTATTGTCAACCGGAGAAGTGGTGGATATTTCGAACGTAGAGCAAGATGAGGTAAAATTGGATAAAGGGACAAAACTTTATTCCGGGAATCGTTTGGAGTATGTTCGACCGGATTCTTTGCATAAGAAGGAGTTGGAGTTTAACCAGTTGATTATTCCGAAAGGGACATTTTACCATTTAGTTCTTTCGGATGGGACGAAAGTGTGGCTGAATGCGGATTCAAAAATAAAATACCCGGTGTCTTTCGGTAAAGATAAAAGAGAGGTCAGTTTGCATGGCGAGGGATACTTCGAGGTTGCCAAAGACAGTACCCGTCCTTTTATCGTGAGTACGGATAAGATGGATGTGAAGGTTCTGGGGACAACTTTTGACGTGAACACGTACGAGGATGAAGGAAAAAGTTTTGTCGTTTTGGTAGAGGGACTCGTGGAAGTGTCGGCGGGAAAAGGGGAATCCCGGATAATTACCCCGGGGCATATGGCAGAAGTGAATATGTATGACGTGCAGGCTAAGATTCAAGTTTTAAAGTGTGACACGGAACATTATGTTGCTTGGAAGAACGGTAATTTCAGTTTTAGGAATGCCTCGTTAACGGAAATTTTGAAACGGGTGTCCCGGTATTATGATGTAACCGTTATTCGGGAACAAGTGTTTGAGGAAGAGTACTATACCGGAGATGTGTCAAGCGACGTCTCGTTAGAGTCTTTGCTTGCCGTTATTGAATCCTCAACTTCTGTATCATTTAAAGTAGAACGCAAAATCGTCTATGTACAAAAGAAAAGAGATTAG
- a CDS encoding acetate--CoA ligase family protein, with amino-acid sequence MIAKQLIEPKSIVVVGGSDDIHKPGGTVLRNLQDGNFKGSLYVVNPKMDEVQGIKAYRDVKDLPEVDCAILAIAAKFCPSTVEVLAKQKNTKAFIILSAGFHEENEEGAKLERQIVETINSVGGSLIGPNCIGVLTNHYSGVFTSPIPELNPQGVDLISGSGATALFIMDSGMQKGIKFNSMYSVGNSAQLGVEEILEYMDESFDPKTSSRVKLLYVESIEKPEKLLKHASSLIRKGCRIAAVKSGGSAAGSRAASSHTGALASSDVAVEALFRKAGIVRCNGRDELMTVAGIFMHPEMKGRNMAVVTHAGGPAVMLTDALSNGGMDVPHIEGEKAQELLTKLFAGSSVGNPIDFLATGTAEQLGYILDACDQDFDNIDGMAVIFGSPGLFPVFDVYRVLDEKMKTSKKPIFPIFPSSKIVKDEIAEFVSKGRVYFPDEVLFGNALCKIYKTPAPQPEHFEMPDMDVKKIREVVNNAQNGYLSPDEIHTLLDAAGVARAKEGVSDNEEEIVKMAKEIGFPLVMKVVGPIHKSDVGGVVLNVSDEETVRREFKRMMQIKDTYAIMLAQQLSGTQVFIGAKRDDKFGHMVLCGLGGIFIEVLKDVKAGLAPMSKDEAHGMIKELKSYKIIQGVRGQEPVNEDKFAEAVMRISALVKVAPEIFEMDLNPLLGNKDNVVAVDARIRIEK; translated from the coding sequence ATGATAGCAAAACAATTAATTGAGCCAAAGAGCATTGTGGTTGTGGGTGGTTCTGACGACATTCATAAACCCGGGGGTACCGTGTTGCGGAATTTGCAAGACGGGAACTTCAAAGGTTCGCTTTACGTGGTGAACCCGAAGATGGATGAAGTGCAGGGAATTAAAGCGTATCGTGACGTGAAGGATCTTCCGGAGGTGGATTGCGCTATTTTAGCGATTGCCGCTAAATTCTGCCCGTCAACCGTGGAAGTGCTTGCTAAACAGAAGAACACGAAAGCATTTATTATCCTTTCTGCCGGGTTCCACGAAGAGAACGAGGAGGGAGCCAAGTTGGAGCGCCAGATTGTGGAGACGATTAATTCGGTAGGTGGATCATTGATCGGACCGAACTGTATCGGTGTCTTGACAAACCATTACAGTGGGGTGTTCACGAGTCCGATCCCGGAACTGAACCCGCAAGGGGTGGATTTGATTTCCGGTTCTGGTGCAACGGCATTGTTTATAATGGACTCCGGGATGCAAAAAGGAATTAAATTCAATAGCATGTATTCCGTGGGTAATTCAGCTCAATTAGGTGTAGAGGAGATTTTGGAATACATGGACGAGTCGTTTGATCCGAAGACGAGTTCTCGTGTAAAATTATTATACGTGGAGAGCATCGAAAAGCCGGAGAAGCTGTTGAAGCACGCGTCTTCTTTGATTCGCAAGGGATGCCGGATCGCTGCCGTTAAGTCAGGAGGTTCTGCTGCCGGAAGTCGTGCCGCTTCTTCTCACACGGGAGCTTTAGCCAGTTCGGATGTTGCCGTGGAGGCTTTGTTCCGCAAGGCTGGTATCGTGCGTTGTAACGGGCGTGACGAGTTGATGACGGTTGCAGGAATTTTCATGCACCCGGAGATGAAAGGTCGTAACATGGCTGTCGTGACTCATGCCGGTGGACCTGCCGTTATGTTGACGGATGCTCTTTCTAACGGTGGAATGGATGTTCCGCATATTGAAGGCGAGAAAGCGCAGGAGTTATTGACGAAATTGTTTGCCGGGTCGTCCGTGGGTAACCCGATCGACTTCTTGGCAACGGGTACGGCTGAACAATTAGGATATATTTTGGATGCTTGTGATCAGGATTTTGACAATATTGACGGGATGGCGGTTATTTTCGGTAGCCCCGGTTTGTTCCCCGTGTTCGACGTGTACAGGGTACTTGACGAGAAGATGAAGACGAGCAAGAAACCGATTTTCCCGATATTCCCTTCTTCCAAGATCGTGAAGGACGAGATCGCGGAGTTCGTGTCTAAAGGTCGTGTTTATTTCCCGGATGAGGTGTTGTTTGGAAATGCCTTGTGTAAGATTTACAAGACTCCAGCCCCGCAACCAGAACATTTTGAAATGCCCGATATGGACGTGAAGAAGATCCGTGAGGTGGTGAATAACGCGCAAAACGGTTATTTGTCTCCGGACGAGATTCATACTTTGTTGGATGCTGCCGGGGTAGCGAGAGCTAAAGAGGGAGTTTCTGATAACGAGGAGGAGATTGTTAAGATGGCAAAAGAGATCGGGTTCCCGCTGGTGATGAAAGTTGTTGGACCGATCCACAAATCGGATGTTGGTGGAGTCGTGTTGAACGTGAGCGACGAGGAGACTGTTCGTCGTGAGTTCAAGCGGATGATGCAGATCAAGGATACGTACGCGATCATGCTGGCTCAACAGTTGAGCGGAACGCAAGTGTTTATCGGTGCTAAACGAGATGATAAGTTCGGTCACATGGTACTTTGCGGGTTGGGAGGTATCTTTATCGAGGTGTTGAAAGACGTGAAGGCCGGATTGGCCCCGATGTCTAAAGACGAGGCTCATGGCATGATTAAAGAGTTGAAATCTTACAAGATTATACAAGGTGTTCGCGGACAGGAACCCGTGAACGAGGATAAGTTTGCCGAGGCCGTGATGAGAATCTCTGCTTTGGTGAAGGTTGCCCCGGAAATCTTCGAGATGGACTTGAACCCGTTGTTGGGAAATAAAGATAACGTGGTGGCTGTAGATGCTCGTATCCGTATCGAGAAATAG
- a CDS encoding RNA polymerase sigma-70 factor — MTEERGEYIRFLNGEVLVFKHFFKEHFPKFFAFTSRFIDDSYVREDIVQETFIIVWSRHLKVFDSEMALQAFIYRTLRNKCLDYIRHEKIKERYSSEYSKERETSDYLMQAIIDEESRFLIHKAIKSLTPQVQAVIKLHLEGKKNKEIAEEMGISETTVKFHKSVAYRELNKSLGHLFLMITMLS; from the coding sequence ATGACAGAGGAACGAGGTGAGTATATTCGATTTTTGAATGGGGAAGTGCTTGTTTTTAAGCACTTTTTTAAAGAGCATTTCCCCAAATTTTTTGCCTTTACTTCTCGTTTTATTGATGATTCGTATGTACGGGAAGATATTGTGCAGGAAACTTTCATTATTGTTTGGTCCCGACATTTAAAAGTGTTTGATTCAGAAATGGCATTGCAGGCTTTTATTTATCGAACTCTTCGAAACAAGTGTCTGGATTATATTCGTCATGAAAAAATCAAAGAACGTTATTCAAGTGAGTATTCGAAGGAACGGGAGACAAGTGATTATTTGATGCAGGCAATCATAGATGAAGAGAGTCGTTTCTTGATTCATAAAGCGATCAAATCGTTAACTCCTCAAGTGCAGGCCGTGATAAAATTACATTTAGAGGGCAAGAAGAATAAAGAGATTGCGGAGGAAATGGGGATAAGTGAAACAACTGTGAAATTTCATAAATCGGTTGCTTATAGGGAGTTGAATAAATCATTGGGGCATTTATTTTTAATGATTACCATGTTGTCATAG